A region from the Acanthochromis polyacanthus isolate Apoly-LR-REF ecotype Palm Island chromosome 23, KAUST_Apoly_ChrSc, whole genome shotgun sequence genome encodes:
- the LOC110967434 gene encoding uncharacterized protein LOC110967434, translating into MAGRRKRRSQQRKIEEEEPASYGVGTEEPAQQPLGELLGLMKDFMRGQEKREQGLRAEINNLRLSLQPPTPDPGEGPSGASSLHMALPTPAPGWRPQGESTMVSQMQNDGLDQASHPPDPRPYVMEPKIPPYQMGEDIENYLLHFERIAKTWKWPEAEWACRLVPFLSGKALEAYTAMDEDEAHSYPELKAALLAKFDISPETYRQRFRSSTVPPGETPTETYHHLRSLYRRWIRPDQLTKEQIGELVILEQLLRVLPPDVRTWVREHEPEDGLTAAKLALQHQNARRGGPPRFTSSTPRPLQQSAPNRPTRETNYASRGTPSSATNQQPTGKPFVCYYCQQQGHKASVCPIRRDKLTGACYAPRAKGELFIKQGLKDHTLRTVTLNGQEVTALLDSGSFTSLVKKDLVPVNCVDYSRKTDIVCVHGDSHAYPKAEVTVIIDDQPYLMSVAVVENLPVELVLGTDLPVLVSLLQGSECNTICNVNMVDVANNVSCPVVTRSQAKQGVEPLPDLDDSLCEGGFKGPRKSKRQRRFEKQLMLNDCDIKRLNVDDMWKVPENIAELQREDVTLKTCFGKVDVKTLTNANVTGQDLFMINDGVLYVHSSGQKRLVIPAPCRQLVMHVAHTLPWAGHFGRHKTYLRAAARFYWPGMYNDIYTYCATCPICQKTAPSCRSDRALLHPLPVINTPFRRIAMDIVGPLVKSARGHQYILVLCDYATRYPEAFPLHTITAPAVLRCLVQLFSRVGIPDEILTDQGTNFTSRLLQLFHKQLGITALRTTPYHPQTDGLVERFNQTLKRMLQKFVSDTGRDWDRWLPFLLFAYREVPQASTGFSPFELLYGWDVQGPLDLLGKVWTASEHKSSEQGVVQYVLQMRDRLSRYRDEAEMNLKEAQQKQKRWYDQQARQRHFQPGQKVLLLLPSSSSKLLAKWQGPYTITRQVGPVTYEVHQPDKKKPQQIYHVSGMKL; encoded by the coding sequence atggcTGGCCGACGAAAGCGACGTTCCCAACAGCGGAAGattgaggaggaggagccagCGTCCTATGGAGTTGGAACAGAGGAGCCTGCACAGCAACCTCTGGGGGAGCTCCTGGGCCTAATGAAAGACTTTATGAGAGGTCAGGAAAAACGGGAGCAGGGTCTACGTGCTGAGATAAATAACCTCCGTCTCTCTCTACAACCACCTACTCCTGATCCAGGGGAAGGGCCCTCAGGTGCAAGTAGTCTCCACATGGCGTTGCCCACACCTGCACCTGGATGGAGACCACAAGGAGAGTCGACCATGGTTTCCCAAATGCAGAATGATGGACTGGATCAAGCATCACATCCTCCAGACCCGAGACCATACGTAATGGAGCCGAAGATTCCACCATATCAGATGGGTGAGGATATAGAAAATTATCTATTGCACTTTGAGAGGATCGCAAAGACGTGGAAATGGCCGGAAGCTGAGTGGGCATGTCGCCTCGTACCGTTTCTATCGGGGAAGGCCTTAGAAGCGTATACAGCCATGGACGAGGATGAGGCACACTCGTACCCAGAACTGAAAGCTGCTTTGTTAGCCAAGTTTGATATATCCCCAGAGACATACAGGCAACGGTTCCGATCCTCCACCGTCCCTCCTGGAGAGACTCCAACCGAGACCTACCATCATCTACGGAGCCTGTATCGAAGGTGGATTCGACCGGACCAGCTCACCAAGGAGCAAATCGGGGAGCTTGTGATCCTGGAGCAACTTCTTCGCGTCCTGCCGCCAGATGTCCGCACCTGGGTCAGGGAGCACGAGCCAGAGGACGgcctgacagcagcaaagctGGCACTTCAACACCAGAACGCCCGCCGAGGGGGACCTCCACGTTTCACCAGCTCAACTCCGCGACCTCTTCAACAGTCTGCACCCAACCGGCCCACCAGAGAGACCAACTATGCCTCTCGAGGTACTCCCAGCTCTGCTACGAATCAGCAACCAACCGGTAAGCCCTTTGTTTGCTATTAttgccagcagcagggacataAAGCCTCTGTGTGTCCAATTCGGAGGGATAAACTCACTGGTGCCTGCTACGCACCTCGAGCAAAGGGAGAACTGTTTATTAAACAGGGCTTGAAGGACCACACCCTTAGAACGGTGACTCTAAATGGACAGGAAGTGACAGCACTGTTGGATAGTGGCAGTTTTACTTCCCTAGTGAAGAAGGACCTTGTCCCTGTGAACTGTGTGGATTACAGCCGAAAAACTGACATTGTTTGTGTCCATGGTGATAGTCATGCATATCCGAAAGCTGAAGTGACTGTAATAATTGATGACCAACCTTACCTGATGTCTGTCGCTGTAGTAGAGAACTTACCTGTAGAGCTTGTCCTTGGTACAGACTTACCTGTGCTCGTGAGTCTTTTGCAGGGCTCTGAATGTAACACCATCTGTAATGTGAACATGGTTGATGTGGCAAACAATGTTTCATGTCCTGTGGTAACTAGGTCTCAAGCTAAACAGGGTGTGGAGCCCTTACCGGACCTTGATGATAGCCTGTGCGAGGGGGGTTTCAAGGGTCCAAGAAAGTCAAAGCGTCAACGACGTTTTGAGAAACAGCTAATGCTAAATGACTGTGACATTAAGAGGTTGAATGTCGATGACATGTGGAAGGTGCCAGAAAATATTGCTGAACTGCAAAGGGAAGATGTGACTTTAAAAACCTGTTTTGGAAAAGTTGATGTTAAAACTCTTACTAATGCTAATGTTACTGGGCAAGATCTGTTTATGATTAATGATGGAGTGTTGTATGTCCATAGCAGTGGTCAGAAACGTCTTGTTATTCCTGCACCATGTAGACAGCTAGTTATGCATGTTGCACACACACTTCCGTGGGCAGGGCATTTTGGCCGTCACAAGACTTACCTCCGTGCTGCAGCTCGTTTTTATTGGCCCGGTATGTACAATGACATTTACACCTATTGCGCTACATGTCCCATTTGCCAGAAAACGGCTCCATCTTGCAGATCTGACAGGGCTCTCCTCCATCCCCTCCCAGTCATTAACACTCCATTTCGCAGGATAGCAATGGACATTGTGGGCCCGTTGGTCAAAAGTGCTCGGGGCCATCAGTATATTTTAGTACTGTGTGACTATGCCACCAGATACCCCGAGGCCTTCCCATTACACACCATCACTGCTCCTGCCGTTCTTCGTTGTCTGGTCCAACTGTTTTCCAGAGTGGGGATCCCTGATGAAATTTTGACTGACCAGGGAACTAACTTCACCTCTCGTCTCTTACAGTTGTTTCACAAACAGTTGGGTATAACCGCTCTGCGAACAACGCCTTATCATCCTCAGACCGACGGCCTGGTCGAACGGTTCAACCAGACGCTGAAGAGGATGCTTCAAAAATTTGTGAGCGACACTGGGAGAGACTGGGACAGATGGCTGCCGTTTCTTCTCTTCGCATATCGAGAGGTGCCGCAGGCTTCCACTGGATTTTCACCTTTCGAGCTCTTGTACGGATGGGATGTGCAAGGACCCCTGGACCTGCTGGGAAAAGTATGGACTGCATCAGAGCACAAGTCCAGTGAGCAAGGTGTTGTCCAGTATGTACTTCAAATGAGGGATCGTCTGTCGAGGTACCGAGACGAGGCTGAGATGAACCTCAAGGAGGCCCAGCAGAAGCAGAAGAGGTGGTACGACCAGCAGGCTAGACAGAGACATTTCCAGCCAGGCCAGAAAGTCCTTCTACTGCTTCCCTCCTCCAGCAGCAAGTTGTTGGCGAAGTGGCAAGGCCCATATACCATCACCAGACAAGTAGGACCTGTCACTTATGAGGTGCACCAGCCGGACAAGAAGAAGCCTCAGCAGATCTACCACGTTTCTGGAATGAAGCTCTGA